TCATGAAATTGCGGatgtacttttattttaaaaaaatggtaaAATCTTTTTTATGAAGGGACAGTGACATGATGTCACATCAACTGCCCCTATATCAATTTTACATCTACGGTGGCCTGTTTCCGGGCCAACATGTGCCTCGCAGCTGGGGACCAGTGACATTCAGAAGGCCCACTGGCCCTATTGGCCCAATCCAAAACCCATCCTTGACTAAAAACGTACAATTTCAAGCTTGTTTGATTTGCTGAGCAATGTCAAATAAATTTAGCATGACTTTGCcaattcattaaataaaataactctATAGTTTACTAGAAATGCTATAATTTATTAAGCCCAATAAGTTTATAATGTGACCATTTGAACTTTAATGCATCCAGCTAGTCCCCTGcctgtggtgctggggaggaggagtgtTTATGAGAGAAAACTCTCATAACGTCCTACAGTGAGACCGGCTTACCTGCAAACAACTGTGGCAAGACAATTTAGAGGGAGTACATGAGTTGATTGGCTGGCAGTTTATAAGTCAAGGACTTATCAGCTTGCATCATGAAGAGTGAACTTaaaatcagttctttcttttctatctgtgCTTTACTAATACTCActtttcagctctgcaggtctgcatttgaagtgtcctactcgcttttctgaaatgagacaacctcgatgacgtatgtggcagacaaatgcgacctccggaggaaaATACGTAGCTCTCTAATAATTTtagtggggggaggggggttactGGAGGGTcttgcctagggtgccaaatggggtaggaccggcACTGATTGCATCACTCAGTAATGCACTCCCAGCAGAAGAGATGACCACAGGGAGTGCAGGTAGAGTGTCTGCACTCCTCCAAACACAAGATACGGCATGAAGAACAAGATGATGACTGACTGCCTGGAGGactgaaagagtgaaagagataGAGAATGGATAAAGGTTAATAAAATCTGAGTAACAGAGTATAAAGTCTATTAAGAAAGTGCCCCTGATACTTCATGATACTTAAATCATTCTTAATGTACTATATAATTGGTGCTGTCTGTGTAGCGGACTACCTGGGGAGCAGGTTTCTGTGCTGTTTCCACTCCTGTCGAGCTCTTTTTAAAAGATGAATTACCACAGCtctgagggggtttctattacagctgctgagagagtgacagtaaatttggcatattCTCCCATTTTACTATCtcaatccaccgctctctatttttttactCTTCTAGAAagccattcaaatgtaatagtggattctttcttttggtcttggagcaaatgggtaagtgaaaatatttACTGTGATCTCTTATTCACtctcattcaccgctgtcgaagtttaccctgcaaacgtttacttctgcgttccaaaaccccaagtgtgaaaaaggtctattcgtctgtcattaaataatgtcttttaatatcctttctgttctttacagtaagTTGTTGATAAAGAAAAAGctacaaaattttaattaaagaatCTGTGCCACTCCACTCTCGATAATATGTGCTTAAATGAAAAAGCTGCACTGCCGATTTTCTTATAGAGACAGTATAATTTTAGCATTTgttttacatatactgtaaatgtaaatacttgtaaatagtaaaaatggtgcatgtaaacaataaaaatgtaggtctaacatatatatatatatatatatatatttatacagtgcatccggaaagtattcacagtgcttcactttttccacattttgttatgttacagccttattccaaaatggattaaattcattattttcctcaaaattctacaaacagtaccccataatgacaatgtgaaagaagtttgtttgaaatctttgcaaatttattaaaaagaaaaaaaagaagaaaaaaaaagaaaaaaaaaattcacatgcacataagtattcacagcctttgctcaatactttgttgaagcacctttggcaccaattacagcctcaagtctttttgagtatgatgctacaagcttggcacacctatttttgggcagtttctcccattcttctttgcaggacctctcaagctccatcaggttggatggggagcgtcggtgcacagccattttcagatctctccagatatGTTAAATCGGGTaaaatctgggctctggctgggccactcaaggatattcacagagttgtcccagagccactcctttgttatcttggctgtgtgcttagagtcgttgtcctgttggaagatgaaccttcgccccagtctgaggtccagagtgctctggagcaggttttcatcaaggatgtctctgtacattgctgcattcatctatCCCTCGATCCtggctagtctcccagttcctgccactgaaaaacatccccacagcatgatgctgccaccaccatgcttcactgtagggatggtattggccaggtgatgagcggtgcctggtttcctccagacatgacgcttgccattcaggccaaagagttcaatctttgtttctcatggtctgagagtccttcaggtgccttttggcaaactccaggcgggctgtcatgtgccttttactgaggagtggcttccgtctggccactctaccatacaggcctgattggtggagtgctgcagagatggttgttcttctggaaggttctcctctctccacagagaaatgctggagctctgtcagagtgaccatcgggttcttggtcacctcactgactaaggctcttctcccccgatcgctcagtttggccaggcggccagctctaggaagagtcctggtggttccaaacttcttccatatacggatgatggaggccactgtgctcattgggaccttcaatgctgcagaaatttttctgtacccttccccagatctgtgcctcgaaacaatcctgtctcggaggtctacagacaattccttggacttggAATTCCTTGGATATATATATTCAAGTTGacacacgagtttccaagttgggacATTGGAAGGGGCATGTCATCATAAAAGATGATAGGAAGTAATAATTGGGCAAAATAATTTCAGCttctgtaatttatttaaataatatacatttgttttatatgacagtcaactaatgactcaccctttgtggtttgtttttatgcaaattaattaataataagttAGATACCATGCATGAATAAATCATCTATGTCATTtataagtgatgcaggtttattcactaatgtttatTCACCGGTGCAACAGAAAAAATTGCTTTTGCCATCGTTCATTTCGTAAttgtttaagtttggcttctttCTATTTTGTTTCTCACTTGAATGCGTGACATGTCATTGTATGAGCTTCCCAGGttcacttgaaggcagcatcacttactttttccacagcactgaaaatgtttaatgatgtgttcagtaaaaacatgaaagattataattgtttgtgtgctagcttaagcacattgtgctttgtctaccctttttaatgaagatgagatcacatttttgaccatataatgtggaaaaaccgctaattccaaagggttcacataatttttcttgccactgtatacagctgaagtcagaagtttacatacactttagccaaatacatttaaactcagtttttcacaattcctgacatttaatcgtagaaaactttccccgtcttaggtcagttaggatcactactatattttaagaatgtgaaatgtctatgaaatgatttatttcagcttttatttctttcatcacattcccagtgggtcagaagtttacatacactttgttagtatttggtagcattgcctttaagttatttaacttgggtcaaacattttgggtagccttccacaagcttctcacaataagttgctgtaatgttggcccattcctccagacagaactggtgtaactgagcttgcacatgctttttcagttctgcccacacattttctatcagattgaggtcagggctttgtgatggcctctccaataccttgactttgtccttaagccattttgccacaactttggaggtatgcttggggtcattgtccatttggaatatCCATttatgaccgagctttaacttcctggctgaagtcttgagatgttacttcaatatatccacatatttaTCCTACCTCAAGATGCCAtctttttgtgaagtgcaccagtccctcctgcagcaaaataCCCTCACATcaaggcttgcaagcctcaccctttttcctccaaacataacaatggtcattatggccaaacagttacatttttatttcattagaccagaggacatttctccaaaatgtaatatctttgtccccgtgtgcactttcaaactgtattCTGGattttttatgccggttttggagcagtggcttcttccttgctgagcagcctttcaggttatgtcgatataggactctttttactgtggatatagatacttgtctacctgtttcctccagcatcttcataaggtcctttgctgttgttatgggattgatttgtacttttcgcaccaaactacattcagctctaggagacagaatgcgtctccttcttgagtggtatgatggctgcatggtcccatgatgTTATACTTGCATACcattttttgtacagatgaacttggtatcttcaggcatttggaaattgcacccaaggataaaccagacttgtggaggtccacaattttttttgaggtcttggctgatttctcaGATtattcatgtcatgcacaaagtaaagtcctaaatgacttgccaaaactatagttgctaatatgaaatcggtggattggttaaaaaaacgagttttaatgacttcatcctaagtgtatgtaatcttctgacttcaactatatatatatatatacacacacacagtattggcCAAAAAtcttggcacccttggtaaatatgatcaaagaagcctgtgaaaaacaaaatctgcattgtttatccttttgatatttcattcaaaatattcacaaaaatataacctttaattgaaataaaacatttgaatgaCTAATTTAAtaactaatatttttttctccaaaatacgttggccacaattattggcatccctagaaattcttatgagtaaaatatatctgaagtatattaccatttatattttaaatgttttagtgcacctgggtgactaggaacatgaaattgttcaaccatgacttcctgtttcacaggggtataaatatgaggtaacacacaggtcaaattcccttaatcatcaatcacagtgggttagtctaaagaatatagttctgatgtgcggcaaaaggttgttgagcttcacgaaatgggaagtggctataagaaaatagccaaagcattgaaaatgcccatttccaccatcagggcaataattaacaagttccaatcaactggagatcttaagaattgacctggaaaaggacatgtctatattgtctccatgcacagtgaggaggatggttcaagtggccaaagaatctccaaggatggagaattgcagaaattagttgggtcttggggtcagaaagtctcaaaacAAATATCAGACATCGCCTACACCACCACaatttgtttgggagggtttcaagaaaaaaaaaacgtcctggttacttgcgtaacctccgtttcctgatggaggaaacaagacgttgtgtcaatgtagtgacactaggggtcactcttgggagcccgagacacctctggtctttgataaaaggccaatgaaaattggtgagtggtatttgcatgccactcccctggacatacgggtataaaaggagctggtatgcaaccactcattcaggttttatgctgaggagccgagacaaggtccggccatttcagcgggtagttcagcgttgtggcaggagggacacaacatctcgttccctccatcagggaacggagattacacaagtaaccaggatgttccctatctgtcactcattcgacgttgtgtcgatgtagtgacactaggggtccctatacaaaatgccgcaactggctgaactgtgttacgtgaactggcggtgtgtgatgggcagacaactgtgtgctcgtagccagcacaccaggccgacaagtaacctccccaaacatagttatgagtgtcgaacggcccattggggacaagtcaactacccaaaagatagagacaggctaacctcttttcctcttctttttttccactccctaaaaaacaagggggattatccgactgggccgccaggtctagtcggggggtgtccctcccaaggggaggacaccgcggagaccacacctcgcccaaagagagggggggatatttaagtggaaaatacatcacatggtcttgccgaccatgtggagaagtctcatggtagatcctacccaatgggggaggagttaatacaaacatggagactgtggcagagggggctctgcccaaggaagatgcagtttgccaacagggaaacgaattagtggaagatatacatcgcatggggttaccttacagggaatcaccacatgcagagcacctaccccagaacagggcttttagttagcatgtgtactgacgttccgtgtgtgcgccgctcttttagagaaatatactctttcaggaaaatatactctcttttttctgccgtagcgcccaggggcgttctctgcagtgaaccagtgcagaggagggagaagccgctgaaatgcactgtcagatccagcagaggtgaataaacagtcatgagaattcagctcagtgagcatgactgttcggctccaaagagaaaatctgaatgagtggttgcataccagctccttttatacccgtatgtcaggggagtggcatgcaaataccactcgccaattttcattggccttttatcaaagaccagaggtgtcttgggctcccaagagtgaccccattGAAAATTTGTGGcatgaactgaagaggagagtacactaacatggacctctgaatttgaaggatctgtagagattttatatggaggaatggtctcagccAGTCCCTTGCCAGGTTTTCTCCAACCTCAtcaggcattataggagaagactcagagctgttatcttggcaaagggaggctgcaaaaagtattgaataaaagggtgccagtaattatggccaatgtgttttggagaaaaaaatgtatttaataatgagatatttctccTATTTCAGTtgatttacttcaattaaaggttcgaTTTTT
This is a stretch of genomic DNA from Myxocyprinus asiaticus isolate MX2 ecotype Aquarium Trade chromosome 24, UBuf_Myxa_2, whole genome shotgun sequence. It encodes these proteins:
- the LOC127414683 gene encoding uncharacterized protein LOC127414683, yielding QFLRSPVDWNLLIIAQLPPGSQSSSCSSCRILCLEECRHSTCTPCGHLFCWECITE